A stretch of the Planktothricoides raciborskii GIHE-MW2 genome encodes the following:
- a CDS encoding response regulator gives MNNQPTSQPTSTLKADILIVDDTPENLRFLSTMLAEQGYEVRKALNGPMALATVQADPPDLILLDIKMPQMNGFEVCERLKSVDITRDIPVIFLSALDDVLDKVKAFNIGGVDYITKPFQFEEVLARVENQLSIRRLQKQLTQQKEAAEKAAQAKSDFLAMMSHEIRTPLNGVLGMTQLLAETELNREQQKFLKIIEMSGETLLAVINDILDFSKIESGQLELEHRPINIRDCIENVCDLLSLKAQEKKLELFYQVAPDVPIMIMGDVTRLHQILMNLLSNAVKFTEQGEVFVEVKVQSDSSEAQSPEFPNLTFAVKDTGIGIPQDKLNRLFKPFSQVDSATSRKYGGTGLGLVICDRLVKLMYGSIGVESQENQGSTFFFKIKTQAVPGHPEPSLNPAVPELINRRVWLVNSHPTTAAILGQQCQYWGLQVEMIATGADLLFKWQNSDRPDVMILDMQLTDMDGLTLASQIYAYDGGKRVPLILLTTLLHHEENSEAIAAIFNSYLLKPVKPAQLFDSLLSILSNIQASTPANQRHKAKLNPRLAEHIPLQILIVEDSVINQELLLTILQKMGYIADVVDNGLAAIEALEKHFYQIIFMDVQMPGMDGLTATRYIVSHWPEKQRPKIIAMTASAFQEDKQNCLDAGMDDYISKPIRIEQVQQMLQKWAKNIPAIPSAVTEPSLVPEVTSLIDRSVIAELEELNPSLPQKMAKRFLEDDAPNAIAQLKQAVAEQNASAMRKCAHSLKGSSALMGAKALSELCLQIEIKGKADDFQNIEELLAELDNQYQQLEQELIQMFAMESEN, from the coding sequence ATGAATAACCAGCCAACATCCCAGCCAACATCCACGTTAAAAGCCGATATTTTAATTGTTGACGATACCCCAGAAAACCTGCGGTTTCTATCCACTATGCTGGCCGAACAAGGCTATGAAGTGCGGAAAGCCTTAAATGGGCCAATGGCTTTGGCTACGGTACAGGCTGACCCTCCCGATCTGATTTTACTGGATATTAAAATGCCCCAAATGAATGGATTTGAGGTGTGTGAACGGCTTAAATCCGTAGACATCACTCGTGACATTCCGGTGATTTTCTTAAGTGCATTAGATGATGTCTTGGACAAAGTAAAAGCTTTTAATATTGGCGGCGTAGACTATATTACTAAGCCGTTTCAGTTTGAAGAAGTCTTAGCCCGGGTGGAAAATCAACTTTCGATTCGTCGCCTCCAAAAACAACTAACTCAGCAAAAAGAAGCGGCGGAAAAAGCGGCGCAAGCAAAGTCAGATTTCTTGGCGATGATGAGTCACGAAATTAGAACTCCTTTAAATGGGGTTTTAGGGATGACTCAATTGTTAGCCGAAACCGAACTGAATCGCGAACAGCAGAAATTCTTAAAAATCATTGAAATGAGTGGAGAAACTCTACTGGCAGTGATTAATGATATTCTGGATTTTTCTAAAATTGAATCCGGTCAGTTAGAGTTAGAACACCGCCCAATTAATATCCGTGATTGTATTGAAAATGTTTGTGATTTACTCAGCTTAAAAGCCCAGGAAAAAAAACTGGAACTTTTCTATCAAGTCGCCCCGGATGTGCCTATTATGATTATGGGAGACGTGACCCGACTGCATCAAATTTTAATGAATTTATTGAGTAATGCGGTTAAGTTTACGGAACAAGGAGAGGTGTTTGTTGAGGTAAAAGTGCAGTCAGATAGCAGTGAAGCGCAATCCCCAGAATTCCCCAATCTGACTTTTGCGGTGAAAGATACGGGAATTGGCATTCCCCAGGATAAATTAAATCGGTTATTTAAACCGTTTTCTCAAGTGGATTCCGCTACCAGTCGTAAGTATGGCGGGACGGGTTTGGGCTTGGTGATTTGCGATCGCTTGGTGAAGTTAATGTATGGAAGTATTGGCGTAGAAAGTCAAGAAAACCAAGGGTCTACTTTCTTTTTTAAGATTAAAACTCAGGCAGTTCCCGGCCATCCTGAACCCTCTTTAAATCCGGCAGTTCCCGAATTGATAAATCGGCGGGTTTGGTTGGTGAATTCTCATCCCACCACGGCGGCAATTTTAGGGCAACAATGTCAGTATTGGGGATTGCAGGTGGAAATGATTGCTACTGGGGCGGATTTGTTGTTCAAATGGCAGAACAGCGATCGCCCAGATGTGATGATTTTGGATATGCAGCTTACGGATATGGATGGCTTGACTTTAGCCAGTCAAATTTATGCATATGATGGCGGGAAAAGAGTTCCCCTAATTTTATTAACTACTCTGTTACATCACGAAGAAAATAGTGAGGCGATCGCGGCGATTTTTAATAGCTACTTATTGAAGCCGGTTAAACCCGCGCAACTCTTTGACTCGCTGCTGAGTATTCTTTCAAATATTCAAGCCTCAACTCCCGCGAATCAACGCCATAAAGCTAAACTAAATCCCCGTTTAGCGGAACATATACCCTTGCAAATTTTAATCGTCGAAGATAGCGTTATTAATCAAGAATTATTGCTGACCATTTTACAAAAAATGGGCTATATTGCTGATGTTGTTGACAATGGATTAGCCGCCATTGAAGCCCTGGAAAAGCATTTTTATCAAATCATCTTCATGGATGTACAAATGCCAGGAATGGATGGGTTAACCGCAACTCGCTATATTGTCAGCCATTGGCCAGAAAAGCAAAGACCGAAAATTATTGCCATGACCGCCAGCGCATTTCAAGAAGATAAACAAAACTGTTTAGATGCGGGAATGGACGACTATATTAGTAAACCCATTCGCATCGAACAAGTCCAGCAAATGTTGCAAAAATGGGCAAAAAATATTCCGGCAATTCCCTCAGCGGTTACGGAACCTTCCTTGGTTCCAGAAGTAACATCGTTGATCGATAGATCGGTGATTGCTGAGTTAGAAGAACTCAACCCTTCTCTGCCTCAAAAAATGGCCAAAAGATTTCTCGAAGATGATGCCCCGAATGCGATCGCCCAACTCAAACAAGCGGTTGCCGAACAAAACGCCTCGGCCATGAGAAAATGCGCCCATAGCCTCAAAGGATCTTCGGCCTTAATGGGTGCGAAAGCACTCTCTGAACTGTGCCTACAAATTGAAATCAAAGGCAAAGCCGATGACTTTCAAAATATTGAGGAATTGCTCGCAGAATTAGATAACCAATATCAGCAATTGGAGCAAGAATTAATTCAAATGTTTGCGATGGAAAGTGAAAATTGA
- a CDS encoding PAS domain S-box protein has translation MPAIAGYKILQTIHESPNSRVYRGLRESDNQPVILKVLKEDYPTPEKIRKYKLEYLITHNLNLQRVVKSYSLETYHNTLMIVFEDFGGKSLKSLMSHRRFTLEEFLEIAIASADSLAEIHAANIIHKDVNPSNLVYNPETKVLKLIDFGIAVDFAKDSHLLETPQILEGTLSYMSPEQTGRMNRILDYRTDFYSLGVTFYELLTHQLPFKGADAMELVHCHLAKQPQPPHLIIPNNGEKQLDKFEPIPRAISDLVMKLLAKTAEERYQSAWGLKADLEFCLSQLRSTRVISQFPLGSQDISDKFLIPNKLYGRSKEIAQLLAAFEQIAGRGKTPKSSATLGNVSPVSPVSPGFFYQKARMITVTGVPGIGKSSLVAEIYKPITRKKGYFICGKFDQYQRNIPYSGVIQAFQELIRQLLTESEEQLNEWRTKTLKVLGANAQLILEVIPEFKRIIGCESVGSFLPAMQAENRLNLLFQNLIQVFANAAHPLVIFLDNLQWIDSASLKLLKLLMSGCLDFVLFIGAYRDNEVSHSHPLMLTLSELEHQGAIISSISLSPLKLKEINQLISETVKQPLEVTKYLAQVVQNKTGGNPFFVNEFLKALAADQLIYFDYQRGSWHWEINQISVREITDNVVELMASKIQKLPDSSQESLKLAACIGNHFDLGTLAMLSGKSLKQTTVNLQAAVQEGLIVPLSDRDGFLPETSLGNLSASQPLHLSQTKSIAYKFVHDRIQQAAYFLMPMKEKQAVHWQVGQFLYQNTPESDREAKIFEIVNQLNAGSEQIKYQGDRDRLAELNLTAGIKAKTAAAYELALNYLTIGITLLGVRSWQTQYELTLFLHVEAAEAAYLSGHLPQMYKFSLVVLQSAKNILDKAKVYEIKIQAYQAQNQLKEAVHTALPVLQLLGITFPSVPANSTTTAVPLHKIWFGVYQIQWAMFCKKIEDLIHLPTMTDPIHLAAIRILSTVATASYIAVPELFPLIIFKMVNLSLEYGNSPESAFAYAGYGLILSGFLGQINAGYQFGQLALNLLSKVEDRQIKAKVVQTVSIWIFPWKRHIRETLQSVRQLYLMGRETGDLEWAKYAAHTGYYSYFSSQEELTVLEQEMAGYSQILYQLNQINSFYGSELFRQGILNLMGEAANPCVLIGEAYNELKMLPVHQQAQDQTILHYFYLNKLILCYLFGNYHEARQNAKLAKKYVAGVVGTIALPVFYFYDSLIYLSQINPASQFQKRRQMQEIYRNQKQMKKWAKFAPMNYLAKFYLVEAERYRAKGQEAKAMDFYEKAIAAAKKYEYLHEEALANELAAKFYADKQQINIARTYLQNARYCYVKWGAKAKAKQLEETYPELLPYRADLRRLSATNHHGMTSLTSTETRMASALDLTTVVKASQALSGEIVLDKLLAKLITIVLENAGAQKGFLILEQNGELVIEAAGGVEDSEVSVRRSHPVEKTNLLPKSIINYVARTHEYVVFNDATKEIDSPFCKIQNPDESYILLHQPKSVLCVPIIGQGKFIGILYLENNLTPGAFTPDRLLVLRLLCSQAAISLENARLYEAEEVYSRTLEAKVQERTEELEEQIRVRAQTEAALRLSEEKFSKAFRSSPNPIVITTLAAGKFIEVNDSFLTLTGYSKQEVINQMSHHLNIWQNPQDEISIMQMLTTADSVHNQEFAWGLKSGEIRTVLLSAELINLGGEECILYLVNDITERKQAEEAIAANERKYRNLVETSQDMIWSVDAAGQFTFVNQAVKQIYGYDPEEMSQQKFTDYADPKHQYQDRQMLQEILAGESVFHYETVHRSKQGQPIYLMVNAIGVRNWQGRVVGITGTASDITYLKQAEEALRQSESQLKKAKEAADAANQAKSTFLAKMSHELRTPLNAILGFTQLMSRDHRLTPEQQEYLNIINYSGEHLLELINDVLDMSKIEAGHLELNPTSFDLFRLLNSIFEMLQLKATGKGLKFIFHCDPNVPQYVQTDESKLRQVLINLLGNAIKFTEQGMVQLSVTMVQNYEDKLHFQVQDSGPGIEPDETDDLFEPFVQTKTGRKSIEGTGLGLSISRQFVRLMGGDILVSSCLDGGTLFSFEITIRLAVAGSVKAKIPPAKIVGLAPNQPEYRILVVEDQTANRVMLTELLRSIGFQVGEAMNGIEAIALWRSWQPHLIWMDIRMPEMDGLEATQQIRQLQDPSEDPVVIIALTASIFEEEHQQILAIGCNDWVRKPFRQEVILAKIAEYLGVRYIYETKNTHHDTLTHQLSSKNRLLHTDELNADHLKAMSPQWRSQLQEAALCARDQRLFRLIDQIPPEHSPLANVLVDLVNNFRYDKIMDLIQRWPHE, from the coding sequence ATGCCAGCGATCGCCGGATATAAAATTCTTCAAACCATCCATGAAAGTCCCAATTCACGAGTCTATCGAGGGCTGCGTGAATCAGACAATCAACCAGTGATTCTCAAAGTGCTTAAAGAGGACTATCCGACCCCGGAAAAAATCCGCAAATATAAGCTGGAGTATCTGATAACCCACAATCTGAATCTTCAGCGGGTGGTCAAGTCCTATAGCCTAGAAACCTATCACAATACCCTGATGATTGTTTTCGAGGATTTTGGCGGCAAATCGTTAAAAAGTTTAATGTCCCACCGCCGGTTTACCCTGGAAGAATTCCTAGAAATTGCGATCGCCTCTGCTGATAGTTTAGCAGAAATTCATGCGGCTAACATCATCCACAAAGATGTTAATCCATCGAACCTAGTTTATAACCCAGAAACTAAGGTTTTGAAGCTGATTGATTTTGGCATTGCCGTGGATTTTGCCAAAGACAGTCACCTGCTGGAAACCCCACAGATATTAGAGGGAACTCTTAGCTATATGTCCCCGGAACAAACCGGCAGAATGAATCGGATTTTGGATTATCGCACGGACTTTTATTCTCTGGGTGTAACTTTTTATGAACTCCTGACGCACCAGTTACCATTTAAAGGGGCTGATGCAATGGAGTTAGTTCACTGCCACTTGGCTAAACAACCCCAACCTCCTCATTTAATTATACCCAATAATGGAGAAAAACAGCTAGATAAATTTGAGCCAATTCCTCGAGCAATTTCCGACCTGGTGATGAAACTTTTAGCGAAAACTGCTGAAGAAAGATATCAAAGTGCTTGGGGGCTGAAAGCGGACTTAGAATTTTGCTTAAGTCAATTAAGATCCACAAGGGTGATTAGCCAATTCCCCTTGGGCAGCCAAGATATTTCTGACAAATTCCTGATCCCGAATAAACTGTATGGGCGGTCTAAAGAAATAGCCCAGTTATTAGCAGCCTTTGAACAGATAGCGGGTCGAGGAAAGACCCCGAAGTCCTCAGCAACTTTAGGAAATGTTTCTCCAGTTTCTCCAGTTTCTCCAGGATTTTTTTACCAAAAAGCCAGAATGATTACCGTGACGGGGGTTCCGGGAATCGGGAAATCATCCTTGGTGGCGGAAATTTATAAACCTATTACCCGGAAAAAAGGATATTTTATTTGCGGAAAGTTTGACCAATATCAGCGGAATATTCCTTATAGTGGGGTGATTCAAGCCTTTCAGGAATTGATTCGACAACTGCTGACGGAAAGTGAAGAGCAGTTGAATGAGTGGCGGACAAAAACTTTAAAAGTTTTAGGGGCTAATGCCCAATTAATTCTGGAGGTAATTCCCGAATTTAAGCGGATTATTGGCTGTGAATCTGTGGGGTCATTTTTACCGGCGATGCAAGCGGAAAATCGCTTAAATTTGTTATTTCAAAACTTAATCCAAGTTTTTGCTAATGCTGCACATCCTCTGGTAATTTTCCTGGATAATTTACAGTGGATTGATTCCGCTAGTTTAAAACTGCTGAAACTCTTGATGAGTGGCTGCTTGGATTTTGTTTTGTTTATCGGGGCTTATCGGGATAATGAGGTCAGTCATAGTCATCCTTTAATGCTGACTTTAAGTGAATTGGAACACCAGGGGGCAATTATTTCATCTATTTCTTTATCTCCTTTGAAATTAAAAGAAATTAATCAGTTAATTTCTGAGACGGTTAAGCAACCTTTAGAGGTTACGAAATATTTAGCCCAAGTAGTCCAAAATAAAACCGGGGGTAATCCGTTTTTTGTGAATGAGTTCTTAAAAGCTTTGGCCGCAGACCAGTTAATTTACTTTGATTATCAACGAGGGTCTTGGCATTGGGAGATTAATCAGATTTCAGTCAGAGAAATTACTGATAATGTGGTTGAGTTGATGGCCAGTAAAATTCAAAAATTGCCCGATTCTAGTCAAGAAAGCCTGAAGTTAGCCGCTTGTATTGGCAATCATTTTGATTTAGGGACTTTGGCAATGTTGAGTGGAAAATCCCTGAAGCAAACAACGGTAAATTTGCAAGCCGCAGTCCAAGAAGGGCTGATTGTTCCCTTAAGCGATCGCGATGGATTCTTACCAGAAACTTCTCTGGGTAATTTATCCGCATCCCAGCCATTGCATCTGTCTCAAACAAAGTCAATCGCCTACAAGTTTGTCCACGATCGCATTCAACAAGCGGCTTATTTTTTGATGCCAATGAAGGAAAAACAAGCGGTTCACTGGCAAGTGGGACAGTTTTTATATCAAAATACTCCAGAAAGCGATCGCGAGGCGAAAATCTTTGAAATTGTCAATCAATTGAATGCGGGGAGCGAACAGATTAAATATCAGGGCGATCGCGATCGACTCGCGGAACTAAATTTAACTGCTGGCATCAAAGCCAAAACTGCTGCCGCTTATGAACTGGCTTTAAATTATCTCACCATCGGCATCACTTTATTAGGAGTTCGCAGTTGGCAAACCCAATATGAACTAACCTTGTTCCTCCATGTGGAAGCAGCGGAAGCGGCTTATTTAAGTGGGCATTTGCCGCAAATGTATAAATTTTCCTTAGTGGTTTTACAATCGGCCAAAAATATTTTAGATAAGGCAAAAGTTTATGAAATCAAAATCCAAGCCTACCAAGCCCAAAACCAGTTAAAAGAAGCGGTTCATACCGCTTTACCTGTTTTACAACTATTAGGGATTACCTTCCCTTCAGTCCCGGCAAATTCAACAACAACCGCTGTACCTCTGCATAAAATTTGGTTCGGAGTTTACCAGATTCAATGGGCAATGTTTTGCAAAAAAATTGAGGATTTAATTCATCTGCCGACCATGACCGATCCCATTCACCTGGCTGCCATTAGAATTTTATCCACCGTAGCTACCGCGTCTTATATTGCCGTTCCCGAACTGTTTCCCCTGATTATTTTCAAAATGGTGAATCTCTCGCTAGAATATGGAAATTCCCCAGAATCTGCTTTTGCTTATGCTGGTTATGGGCTAATTTTATCGGGATTTTTAGGGCAAATTAATGCCGGATATCAGTTTGGTCAGTTAGCCTTAAATCTGTTGTCAAAAGTTGAAGATCGCCAGATTAAAGCCAAAGTTGTCCAAACCGTGAGTATTTGGATTTTTCCCTGGAAACGGCATATCCGAGAAACCTTACAATCAGTCCGCCAGTTGTATCTAATGGGCAGGGAAACCGGGGATTTAGAATGGGCTAAATATGCGGCGCATACTGGCTACTATTCCTATTTTAGCAGTCAGGAAGAACTGACGGTTTTAGAACAAGAAATGGCGGGGTATAGCCAGATTCTTTACCAGCTAAATCAAATTAACAGTTTTTATGGCAGTGAACTCTTTCGCCAGGGAATTTTAAATTTGATGGGAGAGGCGGCGAATCCCTGTGTTTTAATTGGCGAAGCTTATAATGAGTTAAAAATGTTGCCGGTGCATCAACAAGCTCAAGACCAAACTATTTTACACTACTTTTATTTAAATAAATTGATTCTCTGCTATTTATTTGGCAACTATCATGAAGCGAGACAAAATGCGAAACTTGCTAAAAAATATGTAGCCGGAGTGGTGGGGACTATCGCCCTGCCGGTGTTTTATTTTTATGATTCTTTAATCTATTTAAGCCAAATTAATCCCGCTAGTCAGTTTCAAAAAAGAAGACAAATGCAAGAGATTTACCGAAATCAAAAGCAGATGAAGAAATGGGCTAAATTTGCCCCCATGAACTATTTAGCGAAATTTTATTTAGTTGAGGCTGAACGCTACCGGGCGAAGGGACAGGAAGCTAAAGCGATGGATTTTTATGAAAAAGCGATCGCCGCTGCGAAAAAATATGAATATCTTCACGAAGAAGCCTTAGCTAATGAACTTGCCGCTAAATTTTATGCGGATAAACAACAAATTAATATTGCCAGGACTTATTTGCAAAATGCTCGCTATTGCTATGTCAAATGGGGGGCTAAAGCCAAAGCCAAGCAGTTAGAAGAAACTTATCCCGAACTGCTTCCTTATCGAGCCGATCTGCGGCGCCTATCCGCCACAAACCATCATGGGATGACCTCCTTAACCTCCACGGAAACTCGCATGGCATCCGCCTTGGATTTAACCACGGTGGTGAAAGCATCTCAAGCCCTATCTGGGGAAATTGTCCTGGATAAGTTATTGGCCAAATTAATCACCATTGTCCTAGAAAATGCGGGGGCGCAAAAAGGCTTTTTAATTCTAGAACAAAATGGAGAATTAGTTATTGAAGCGGCTGGAGGTGTGGAAGATTCAGAAGTTTCAGTACGGCGATCGCATCCGGTGGAAAAAACTAACTTATTGCCGAAATCAATTATTAATTATGTAGCCAGAACTCACGAATATGTGGTGTTCAATGATGCCACCAAAGAAATTGATTCTCCTTTTTGTAAAATTCAAAATCCCGACGAGTCTTATATTCTTTTGCATCAGCCAAAATCCGTGCTTTGCGTGCCGATTATTGGCCAAGGAAAATTTATCGGCATTCTCTATTTAGAAAATAATCTCACCCCTGGGGCATTTACTCCTGATCGTCTCTTAGTTTTGCGCTTACTCTGTTCTCAAGCGGCGATTTCTTTAGAAAATGCTCGTCTCTATGAAGCGGAGGAAGTCTATTCCCGCACCTTAGAAGCGAAAGTGCAAGAACGTACCGAAGAATTAGAAGAGCAAATTCGCGTCAGGGCGCAAACTGAAGCGGCATTACGCTTATCAGAAGAAAAGTTTTCTAAGGCGTTTCGGTCTTCGCCGAATCCCATTGTTATTACTACCTTGGCTGCGGGAAAATTTATCGAAGTAAATGATAGTTTTTTGACGTTAACCGGCTATAGTAAACAAGAAGTGATTAACCAAATGAGTCATCACCTGAATATTTGGCAAAATCCTCAAGATGAAATCTCAATTATGCAGATGTTAACCACCGCCGATTCGGTGCATAATCAGGAATTTGCTTGGGGACTAAAGTCGGGAGAAATCAGAACCGTTTTATTATCTGCTGAATTGATTAATCTGGGGGGAGAAGAATGTATTCTTTATTTGGTGAATGATATTACGGAACGCAAGCAAGCAGAAGAGGCGATCGCGGCCAATGAACGTAAATATAGAAATTTAGTAGAAACTTCTCAAGATATGATTTGGTCTGTAGATGCTGCCGGTCAGTTTACGTTTGTGAATCAAGCGGTGAAACAAATTTATGGCTACGATCCAGAGGAAATGAGCCAACAAAAGTTTACGGACTATGCGGATCCGAAACATCAGTACCAAGATAGGCAAATGCTGCAAGAAATTTTAGCCGGTGAATCTGTATTTCACTATGAAACTGTTCACCGATCTAAACAAGGTCAACCCATTTATTTAATGGTGAATGCGATCGGGGTGCGAAATTGGCAAGGTCGTGTCGTGGGAATTACGGGCACCGCCAGCGATATTACTTATCTTAAACAAGCGGAAGAAGCTTTACGTCAATCAGAGAGTCAATTGAAAAAAGCCAAAGAAGCGGCAGATGCGGCGAATCAAGCTAAAAGCACTTTTTTGGCGAAAATGAGCCATGAATTGCGAACACCTTTAAATGCGATTCTGGGGTTTACTCAACTGATGAGTCGCGATCACAGATTAACCCCGGAACAGCAAGAATATCTGAACATTATTAACTACTCTGGGGAGCATTTACTGGAACTGATTAATGATGTGTTGGATATGTCTAAAATCGAAGCGGGTCATCTAGAATTAAACCCCACCAGCTTTGACTTATTTCGGTTACTCAATTCTATCTTTGAAATGTTGCAACTCAAAGCCACGGGCAAAGGTTTAAAATTCATCTTTCACTGTGACCCCAATGTGCCTCAATATGTGCAAACAGACGAAAGTAAATTACGCCAAGTATTAATTAATCTTCTGGGCAATGCGATCAAATTTACCGAACAAGGAATGGTGCAATTATCGGTGACGATGGTACAAAATTATGAGGATAAACTGCACTTCCAAGTTCAAGATAGTGGGCCGGGGATCGAACCCGATGAAACTGATGATTTGTTTGAGCCTTTTGTCCAAACTAAAACCGGGCGTAAATCCATTGAAGGCACCGGGTTAGGCTTGTCCATTAGCCGCCAATTTGTTCGCTTAATGGGGGGAGATATTTTGGTCAGCAGTTGTTTAGATGGCGGTACTCTATTTAGCTTTGAAATTACTATCCGTCTGGCCGTAGCTGGATCGGTGAAAGCGAAAATTCCCCCGGCAAAAATCGTCGGTCTTGCACCAAATCAGCCGGAATATCGTATCTTGGTAGTGGAAGATCAAACCGCTAATCGAGTGATGCTAACCGAGTTACTACGATCGATTGGGTTTCAGGTGGGTGAAGCGATGAATGGCATTGAGGCGATCGCTTTATGGCGCAGTTGGCAGCCGCATTTAATTTGGATGGATATTCGGATGCCGGAAATGGACGGATTAGAAGCCACTCAGCAAATTCGCCAACTGCAAGACCCCAGTGAGGATCCAGTGGTGATTATTGCCCTCACCGCCAGTATCTTTGAAGAAGAACACCAACAGATATTAGCGATCGGCTGTAATGATTGGGTTCGCAAACCCTTTCGCCAGGAGGTAATTTTGGCAAAAATTGCTGAATATTTGGGGGTGCGTTATATTTATGAAACCAAAAATACCCATCACGACACCCTGACCCATCAATTATCCAGTAAAAACCGTTTACTCCATACGGACGAACTGAATGCGGATCATCTCAAAGCCATGTCTCCCCAATGGCGATCGCAACTCCAAGAAGCGGCCCTTTGTGCCAGAGATCAACGACTGTTTCGCTTGATTGACCAAATCCCACCAGAACATAGCCCCCTCGCGAATGTTTTAGTTGACTTAGTCAATAATTTTCGCTATGACAAAATCATGGATTTAATTCAACGGTGGCCGCATGAATAA
- a CDS encoding response regulator: MKEQIKFHKYLIIDDSKYFRKLIKFILKKSQENIQIFEAENGKVGVQLALKHLPDLVICDIMMPELDGYGVLQALREHPTTQSIPFIFLSSRVDKADQRHGMELGADDYLTKPFTKEELLGAIAARLKKYELFYRQSQKELDELRDHLTHSLPHELHTPLTGILGLSRVILDVYHIEDPRVVEMINMIHNSAQVLYRLTQNFLLYAELEILSNDPEKFQKVNIFQESTFTEEIITNLAKKKGEKYQRKADIYLSITQDKFIKISAPKFEKILEEILDNAFKFSQPGTPIEIKTHTDDVFWKIDVIDYGKGMSPSEIERIGAYVQFQRKLYEQQGSGLGLIIAKRLTELYGGELIISSIPGQQTMVTISLPWES; encoded by the coding sequence ATGAAAGAGCAAATCAAATTTCATAAATATTTAATTATTGATGACAGTAAATATTTTAGAAAACTTATTAAATTTATTTTAAAGAAATCTCAGGAAAATATTCAAATTTTTGAAGCAGAAAATGGGAAAGTTGGAGTGCAACTTGCCTTAAAACATTTACCAGATTTAGTCATTTGTGACATTATGATGCCTGAACTAGATGGGTATGGCGTACTTCAGGCTTTGCGCGAACACCCCACCACTCAAAGTATTCCGTTTATTTTTTTATCCTCTAGAGTAGATAAAGCAGATCAACGTCATGGGATGGAATTGGGGGCTGATGATTATCTGACAAAACCTTTTACTAAGGAAGAGTTATTGGGCGCGATCGCTGCCCGGTTAAAAAAATATGAACTATTTTATCGCCAATCCCAGAAAGAACTAGATGAATTGCGAGATCACCTAACCCATTCACTCCCCCATGAACTCCATACCCCTCTCACGGGAATTTTGGGTCTTTCTAGAGTTATCTTGGATGTCTACCATATTGAAGATCCCAGAGTCGTTGAGATGATTAACATGATTCACAATTCTGCTCAAGTCCTCTATCGATTAACCCAAAATTTTTTACTTTATGCTGAATTAGAAATTCTCAGTAATGATCCAGAAAAATTTCAAAAAGTGAACATTTTTCAAGAATCAACTTTTACTGAAGAAATTATTACCAATTTAGCCAAAAAAAAAGGTGAAAAATATCAAAGAAAAGCTGACATTTACCTGAGTATTACTCAGGATAAATTTATTAAAATATCAGCGCCAAAGTTTGAAAAAATTTTAGAGGAAATTCTGGATAATGCTTTTAAGTTTTCTCAACCCGGTACACCCATTGAGATTAAAACTCATACCGATGATGTCTTTTGGAAAATTGACGTGATCGATTATGGCAAAGGCATGAGTCCCTCTGAAATTGAGCGGATCGGTGCCTATGTCCAATTTCAGAGAAAACTATATGAACAACAAGGGTCAGGATTAGGCTTAATTATTGCCAAACGATTGACCGAATTATACGGTGGGGAGTTAATCATTAGCAGTATTCCCGGTCAACAAACAATGGTAACAATTTCTTTGCCTTGGGAATCTTGA